A DNA window from Pogona vitticeps strain Pit_001003342236 chromosome 2, PviZW2.1, whole genome shotgun sequence contains the following coding sequences:
- the LOC144587216 gene encoding LOW QUALITY PROTEIN: uncharacterized protein LOC144587216 (The sequence of the model RefSeq protein was modified relative to this genomic sequence to represent the inferred CDS: inserted 2 bases in 1 codon) — protein MKNEEGESVHSAEKHSSVPEIPIDMGEFTREIKTIEHMEHGESITVKNEYILHEKSMRGEKPCKCMECGKSFNWRSHLQLHLRLHTEEKPYQCMECGKSFNQSCHLESHQRTHTGEKPYKCKECGKSFSHGSSLNSHQKTHTGEKLHKCKECGKSFSQSCNLNAHQKTHTGEKPHKCMECGKSFSQSGHLSSHQRTHTGEKPYICTECGKSFSHSGSLHSHKKTHTGEKPHKCTECGKSFSHSSSLNSHKKTHTGEKPHRCMQCGKSFSHIRSLNSHKXKHTGEKPHKCMECGKSFSQSSNLNSHQKTHTGEKSYICMECGKRFRQNATLNSHKKTHTGEKPYKCMECGKSFSYSSSFNSHQKTHTGEKPYKCMECGKSFYQSAQLNSHQKTHTGEKPYKCMECGNSFSHRSNLSVYKRIHTGEKPHKCMVCGKSFSQCSILSAHQRTHTGEKPHKCMECGKFFTKSSTLKSHKKTHTGEKPYKCMECGKSFSQNATLKSHKNTHTGEKPYKCMECGKSFSQNATLNSHEKTHTGEKPHKCMQCGKSFSHGSSLNSHQKTHTGEKPHKCMECGKSFRQSCHLNAHQRTHTGEKPYKCIECGKSFSQNSTLNSHKKNSFRGGTI, from the exons ATGAAAAATGAGGAAGGAGAAAGTGTCCATTCTGCAGAAAAACATTCAAGTGTACCTGAAATACCAATAGACATGGGAGAGTTTACCAGGGAAATAAAAACAATTGAACACATGGAACATGGAGAGAGCATAACTgtgaaaaatgaatatattttacatgaaaaAAGCATGAGAGGAGAGAAACCatgtaaatgcatggaatgtggaaagagcttcaattgGAGGAGTCACCTTCAGTTACATCTAAGATTACACACAGAGGAGAAACCATatcagtgcatggaatgtggaaagagcttcaatcagagtTGTCACCTTGAGTcacatcaacgaactcacacaggggagaaaccatataaatgcaaggaatgtggaaagagcttcagtcatggTAGTAGCCTTAattcacatcaaaaaactcacacaggcgagaaactacataaatgcaaggaatgtggaaagagcttcagtcagagttgtAACCTTAATGCACATCAAAAaactcatacaggggagaaaccgcataaatgcatggaatgtggaaagagctttagtcagagtggtcacctaaGCTcacatcaaagaacgcacacaggggagaaaccatatatatgcacagaatgtggaaagagcttcagccacaGTGGTAGCCTTCATTCACAtaaaaaaactcacacaggtgagaaaccacataaatgcacagaatgtggaaagagcttcagtcacagtagTAGCCTTAATTCGCATAAAAAAAcacatacaggagagaaaccacatagaTGCAtgcagtgtggaaagagcttcagtcacattCGTAGCCTTAATTcacataa aaaacacacaggggagaaaccacataaatgcatggaatgtggaaagagcttcagtcagagttctAACCTTAATTctcatcaaaaaactcacacaggggagaaatcatatatatgcatggaatgtggaaagaggttcaGACAAAATGCTACCCTGAATTCACAtaaaaaaactcacacaggggagaaaccatataaatgcatggaatgtggaaagagctttagttacagTAGTAGCTTTAATTCACATCAAAAAACAcatacaggggaaaaaccatataaatgcatggaatgtgggaagagcttctaTCAGAGTGCACAGCTTAATTCACATCAAAAAACACACAccggggaaaaaccatataaatgtatggaatgtggaaatagCTTCAGTCACAGAAGTAACCTCAGTGTATATAAAAgaattcatacaggggagaaaccacataaatgcatggtgtgtgggaagagctttagtcagtgTAGTATCCTTAGTGCGCATCAACGaacgcacactggggagaaaccacataaatgcatggaatgtggaaagttcTTTACTAAGAGTTCTACCCTTAAGTCGCATAagaaaactcacacaggggaaaaaccatataaatgcatggaatgtggaaagagcttcagtcagaatgcTACCCTTAAGTCACATAAGAacactcacacaggggagaaaccatataaatgtatggaatgtggaaagagcttcagtcagaatgcTACGCTTAATTCACATGaaaaaactcacacaggggaaaagccacataaatgcatgcaatgtggaaagagcttcagtcatggTAGTAGCCTTAATTCAcatcaaaaaacacacacaggggagaaaccacataaatgcatggaatgtggaaagagcttcagacagagtTGTCATCTTAATgcacatcaaagaacacacacaggggagaaaccatataaatgcatagaatgtggaaagagcttcagtcagaattcTACGCTTAATTCACATAAAAAAAACTCATTCAGAGGAGGGACCATATAA